From a region of the Marmota flaviventris isolate mMarFla1 chromosome 13, mMarFla1.hap1, whole genome shotgun sequence genome:
- the Znf483 gene encoding zinc finger protein 483: protein MRNRAGGSLWKEQDFCKVEQTHSGNRSSEPPRRRSGCRGLARAAAAGRASGSSLRWRWSWLRMLVQFLQDLQAVVTLNKMTAISPGPVTVASSEHNKVPGAETPEDQKAISKGNTADPESFRQKFRWFCYSEEAGPRKSLNQLWELCLQWLRPDIHTKEQILELLVFEQFLAILPGEIRIWVKSQHPENSEEMVALIEDLTQTLEEKDDPVAQDSSLCQEENSEEDKMVAVLSNTESCETITFKDVTVNFSRGEWKKLEPSQKELYKDVLLENLRNLEFLGSSVSQLDVISQLKWIELPRVLAKEISKDSRPGELVKESEPRGELEPSVQKHDVLIEGSTSEEIIERCFKDDGCGLTAELRKRYGRSDEGHGKRHSKGTHKKAHQRGSKGEDFDSERSPGAKHFKRTSDLMKHVRAYLRKKSRRYNESKKPFSFHSDLVLNRKEHSSEKSQKGGEGGKSLSHSSSLSEHHKRQKIHLGDKAKCSKCGVSFAKSLSRTEREKMMCEKCQKKFQQDTTLNKDEGPETGKKTHKCSKCGKTFSCNASLTKHRKHTGEKSFMCSECEEVFGDSSSLKRRRRNREKPFKCDDCGKSFSLSTHLIKHQRIHTGEKPFICKDCGRPFSESSSLAQHQRTHTGEKPYKCNDCGKSFSHSSSLSKHQRIHTGEKPYTCEDCGKSFRQNSCLTRHQRIHTGEKPYLCKDCGMTFSHFTSVIYHQRLHSGEKPYKCTECEKAFPTHSLLSRHLRIHTGVKPYKCSECEKTFSQSSSLNEHYRVHTGEKPYECDFCGATFSRSSVLVEHVKIHTGNREYECNKCDKIFKSNSSLIRHRLFHSAE from the exons ATGCGCAACAGGGCAGGTGGGAGCCTATGGAAGGAGCAGGACTTTTGCAAAGTGGAACAAACGCACTCCGGGAATCGTAGTTCAGAACCGCCGCGCAGGCGCAGTGGCTGCCGCGGGCTTGCGCGCGCAGCCGCTGCGGGACGAGCTTCTGGAAGCTCATTGCGGTGGCGTTGGAGCTGGCTGCGGATGCTGGTGCAG TTTCTGCAAGACT TGCAAGCTGTAGTCACCCTGAACAAGATGACAGCCATCTCCCCAGGTCCTGTGACGGTGGCCTCAAGTGAACACAACAAAGTCCCAGGAGCAGAAACTCCTGAGGACCAAAAAGCTATCTCAAAAGGAAACACTGCTGACCCAGAGTCTTTCAGACAGAAGTTCAGGTGGTTTTGTTACTCAGAAGAGGCTGGACCCAGGAAATCCCTGAATCAACTCTGGGAGCTCTGCCTTCAGTGGCTGAGACCTGACATTCACACAAAAGAACAGATTTTAGAGCTCTTAGTATTTGAGCAGTTTCTGGCCATTTTGCCTGGGGAGATCAGGATTTGGGTAAAGTCACAACATCCTGAGAATAGTGAGGAGATGGTGGCCCTGATAGAAGATTTGACCCAAACACTTGAAGAGAAGGATG ATCCAGTTGCTCAAGATTCTTCTCTTTGCCAAGAGGAAAATTCAGAAGAAGATAAAATGGTTGCAGTTCTTTCAAATACTGAATCATGT GAAACCATAACATTCAAGGATGTGACTGTGAATTTTTCCAGAGGAGAATGGAAGAAGCTGGAGCCCTCTCAGAAGGAGCTATATAAGGACGTGCTACTGGAGAACTTAAGGAACCTAGAATTTCTGG GCTCTTCAGTTTCCCAGTTAGATGTGATTTCCCAGCTAAAGTGGATTGAATTGCCAAGGGTGCTGGCCAAAGAAATCTCAAAAGACTCCAGACCTGGTGAGTTGGTGAAAG AGAGTGAGCCTAGGGGTGAGTTGGAGCCGTCTGTTCAAAAGCACGATGTGCTTATTGAAGGATCAACTTCAGAGGAAATAATAGAAAGATGCTTCAAGGATGATGGTTGTGGCTTGACTGCAGAATTAAGGAAGCGTTATGGCAGATCTGATGAGGGTCATGGCAAACGACATTCAAAAGGAACACATAAGAAAGCTCATCAGCGAGGCAGTAAAGGTGAAGACTTTGACTCAGAAAGGAGCCCTGGTGCAAAGCACTTTAAACGAACTTCTGACTTGATGAAACATGTGAGAGCCTACTTAAGGAAGAAGTCGCGGAGGTATAATGAATCCAAGAAACCCTTCAGTTTTCATTCCGATCTTGTTCTGAACCGTAAAGAACATTCTTCAGAGAAGTCACAGAAAGGCGGAGAAGGTGGGAAGAGCCTAAGTCATTCTTCATCTCTTAGTGAACATCACAAACGTCAGAAAATACATTTGGGAGATAAGGCCAAGTGCAGTAAATGTGGGGTGTCCTTTGCCAAAAGCTTATCCCGTACTGAGAGAGAAAAGATGATGTGTGAAAAATGTCAGAAGAAGTTTCAGCAAGATACAACCTTAAATAAAGATGAGGGACCTGAGACCggaaaaaaaactcataaatgtAGTAAATGTGGGAAAACCTTTAGCTGTAATGCCTCACTCACCAAACATAGAAAGCACACTGGAGAGAAATCCTTTATGTGTAGTGAATGTGAAGAAGTTTTCGGTGATAGTTCATCGCTCAAACGACGACGTCGCAATAGAGAAAAGCCCTTCAAGTGTGATGATTGTGGAAAAAGTTTCAGCCTGAGCACTCACCTCATTAAACATCAgcgaattcatactggagaaaaacccTTCATATGTAAAGACTGTGGGAGACCCTTTAGTGAAAGTTCTTCTCTTGCTCAACATCagcgaactcatactggagaaaaacccTATAAATGTAACGATTGTGGGAAGTCCTTCAGTCATAGCTCTTCCCTTTCCAAacatcagagaattcacactggagagaaaccctatacATGTGAAGACTGTGGAAAATCCTTTAGACAGAATTCTTGCCTTACTCGacatcagagaattcacactggagagaagccgtaTTTGTGTAAGGATTGTGGAATGACTTTTAGCCATTTTACATCTGTCATTTATCATCAAAGACTTCATTCAGGAGAAAAACCCTACAAATGTACCGAGTGTGAGAAAGCCTTTCCTACTCATTCCCTCCTCAGTCGTCATCTGAGAATTCATACTGGTGTGAAACCTTACAAATGTAGCGAATGCGAGAAAACCTTCAGTCAGAGTTCATCTCTTAATGAACATTACAgagttcacactggagagaaaccctacgaATGTGACTTTTGTGGAGCAACCTTTAGTCGGAGTTCAGTCCTCGTAGAGCACGTAAAAATTCATACTGGCAATAGAGAATATGAATGCAacaaatgtgataaaatatttaaaagtaattcaAGTCTTATCAGACATCGGTTATTTCACTCTGCAGAGTAA